One stretch of Juglans microcarpa x Juglans regia isolate MS1-56 chromosome 3D, Jm3101_v1.0, whole genome shotgun sequence DNA includes these proteins:
- the LOC121255608 gene encoding eukaryotic translation initiation factor 3 subunit J-like — protein MEDWEDEQIPPVLAKEQPMNKWDDEDADDNDVKESWEDDDESTPAPESKPPAEKAPKKPTVKATEKKGKTVVAVKEEPLDPVAEKLRQQRLVEEADYSSTKELFGKTGDEKTLDNFIPKSESDFLEYAELISHKLRAHEKSYHYIGLLKAVMRLSMTAMKAADAKEVSSSVTAITNEKLKAEKEVNAGKKKTGSKKKQIHVEKPDDDLVITAYDALDDDDFM, from the exons ATGGAGGACTGGG AGGATGAGCAAATTCCACCTGTTCTTGCAAAGGAGCAACCTATGAACAAATGGGATGATGAAGATGCGGATGATAATGATGTGAAGGAATCAtgggaagatgatgatgaatctaCACCG GCACCTGAATCAAAACCTCCTGCTGAAAAGGCCCCAAAGAAACCCACAGTGAAAGCtactgaaaagaaaggaaaaacagtTGTAGCAGTAAAGGAAGAGCCACTAGATCCTGTAGCCGAGAAACTTCGCCAACAAAG GCTGGTGGAAGAAGCAGATTATAGCTCCACTAAGGAACTGTTTGGTAAGACAGGTGATGAGAAGACCCTTGATAATTTTATTCCCAAATCAGAAAGTGATTTCTTGGAATATGCAGAGCTTATTTCACATAAACTGCGTGCACATGAG AAAAGTTATCATTATATTGGTTTACTCAAAGCTGTAATGAGACTGTCAATGACTGCTATGAAAGCCGCAGATGCAAAAGAAGTTTCATCTTCTGTCACAGCAATTACGAATGAAAAGCTAAAAGCAGAGAAGGAAGTGAATGCTGGTAAAAAAAAGACAG GTTCCAAAAAAAAGCAGATCCATGTTGAAAAGCCAGACGATGATTTAGTTATTACTGCCTATGATGCTCTGGATGATGATGATTTCATGTGA